One genomic segment of Actinopolymorpha sp. NPDC004070 includes these proteins:
- a CDS encoding response regulator: MKETTDFITAIAALVGALVWPALILFVIVRRRQGLAAFAGTLREFSFKGMGIEASVSRQQIEAAVAVGAALMKPGAAPDLGDPSLAAAELADVLPSNRVQRALRGSVALWVDDQPGNNHYERQALKALGITVNTANSTNAALDCLREKPVDVVISDMSRPEGSRAGYDLLKEMRRRGDDTPFVIYAGSRSERLNQEARSHGAVGSTNSPHELIGLVTQALSQPRARWSRA, from the coding sequence ATGAAAGAAACGACCGACTTCATAACGGCGATTGCAGCCCTTGTCGGCGCGCTGGTTTGGCCGGCCCTGATCCTCTTTGTGATTGTCAGGCGCCGCCAAGGGCTCGCTGCCTTTGCCGGTACCCTTCGCGAGTTCAGTTTCAAGGGAATGGGTATCGAGGCGTCAGTCAGTCGGCAGCAGATCGAAGCTGCGGTGGCCGTCGGTGCCGCGTTGATGAAGCCAGGTGCGGCCCCCGACCTAGGGGACCCGTCCCTTGCTGCCGCCGAACTCGCCGACGTTCTGCCTAGCAACCGCGTACAGCGTGCCCTTCGGGGCTCGGTCGCACTGTGGGTCGATGACCAACCTGGCAACAACCATTACGAGCGGCAGGCGCTCAAGGCCCTCGGCATCACCGTAAACACGGCGAACTCGACGAACGCAGCTCTGGACTGCCTGAGGGAGAAACCTGTCGACGTGGTCATCTCTGACATGAGCCGACCGGAGGGCTCACGCGCGGGATACGACCTGTTGAAGGAGATGCGTCGGCGTGGCGATGACACCCCATTCGTCATCTACGCGGGCTCGCGGTCGGAGAGGCTCAACCAAGAAGCACGCTCCCATGGGGCGGTCGGCTCGACGAATTCACCACACGAACTCATCGGCCTGGTGACTCAGGCATTGAGTCAGCCCCGAGCAAGATGGAGCCGTGCCTGA